One window from the genome of Pirellulales bacterium encodes:
- a CDS encoding HD domain-containing protein → MTKTCLYLAEKYDDYYPDMQPRLDRGLVIAGAILHDIGKLREIEWQPEGAAYTAPGRLVGHILQGRDIVREAAREHPLDAEMLLRLEHIIIAHQRLPEWGSPKPPMTPEALLVHYADDIDAKYNMMYVTLRDDTTPGPMTSKKNQLFQQIFRGGEK, encoded by the coding sequence GTGACCAAGACGTGTCTTTATTTGGCCGAAAAGTACGACGATTATTATCCCGACATGCAACCGCGCCTGGATCGCGGGCTGGTCATCGCCGGTGCGATTTTGCACGACATTGGCAAATTGCGCGAAATCGAGTGGCAGCCCGAAGGTGCGGCCTATACGGCGCCCGGCCGGCTGGTGGGGCATATTTTGCAAGGCCGAGACATCGTACGCGAGGCGGCCCGGGAGCATCCGCTGGACGCGGAAATGCTGTTACGCCTGGAGCACATCATCATTGCCCATCAACGATTGCCCGAATGGGGTTCGCCCAAGCCTCCCATGACTCCCGAGGCCCTGCTAGTTCACTATGCCGACGATATCGACGCCAAGTACAACATGATGTACGTGACCCTGCGCGACGACACGACGCCAGGCCCCATGACTTCGAAGAAAAACCAGCTTTTTCAACAG